Proteins encoded together in one Ipomoea triloba cultivar NCNSP0323 chromosome 4, ASM357664v1 window:
- the LOC116015844 gene encoding uncharacterized protein LOC116015844, translated as MVKTFLWRCMRHILPVREVLKSKGVSFGGGCPLCSSQYETISHILCECTVARQLWCCDDVLHGLSFVDFVESTLRDTDVELGVLMAVKFWVLWKVRNDAVWNSKQWQLADMRRYMGSLLSAWQEAWPTISSTGQAQLVRNNDWKPPPLGFLKCNVDAAIHSAGATFGAVLRNHEGLFVAALSGQLHCSQDPYLAEALAVKEALSWIKSRPKRRFFKERRFYMESDCLNFCSSFNSVRQDFSIVGLVTKQCRSIACDIGNVLVRHVNRSANQVAHMLARATGSSFVLRVWESARLVVFRIGFNIWYSFVCQKIIV; from the coding sequence ATGGTAAAAACCTTTCTATGGCGTTGCATGAGACATATCTTACCGGTGCGTGAAGTTCTAAAGTCTAAAGGTGTGAGTTTTGGAGGAGGATGTCCACTTTGTAGTTCACAGTATGAAACAATATCACATATTTTATGTGAATGTACTGTGGCTCGTCAACTCTGGTGTTGTGATGATGTGCTTCATGGACTGAGCTTTGTGGATTTTGTGGAATCAACACTACGTGACACAGATGTGGAGCTAGGAGTTCTTATGGCTGTTAAGTTTTGGGTGTTGTGGAAAGTCCGTAACGATGCGGTTTGGAATAGTAAACAGTGGCAGCTAGCTGATATGCGGCGTTACATGGGTTCTCTTCTTTCTGCATGGCAGGAAGCTTGGCCAACAATTTCTAGCACAGGTCAGGCGCAGCTTGTACGTAATAATGATTGGAAACCACCTCCACTTGGTTTCTTGAAATGTAATGTTGACGCTGCTATCCATTCCGCTGGTGCGACATTTGGTGCTGTTCTTCGTAATCATGAGGGTCTCTTTGTGGCGGCGCTAAGTGGTCAATTGCATTGCTCTCAGGATCCCTATCTAGCAGAAGCTTTGGCTGTGAAGGAGGCGCTTTCATGGATCAAGTCGCGTCCGAAGAGAAGATTTTTTAAGGAGAGAAGATTTTATATGGAGTCAGATTGTTTAAATTTCTGTTCAAGTTTTAATTCTGTTAGACAAGATTTTTCTATAGTTGGTTTAGTTACTAAGCAGTGTCGTTCGATTGCTTGTGACATTGGGAACGTTTTGGTTCGTCATGTCAATAGGTCGGCGAATCAAGTGGCTCATATGTTAGCACGGGCAACTGGTTCTTCCTTTGTCCTTCGGGTGTGGGAGTCTGCCCGCCTAGTTGTATTTCGCATTGGTTTTAATATATGGTATTCCTTTGtttgtcaaaaaattattgtttga
- the LOC116014839 gene encoding receptor protein kinase-like protein ZAR1, translating into MVILALFILIFCNSQAVVSSLNEEGKSLLIFKKSVVDDPEGSLSNWNRSDETPCSWNGITCKDQRVVSLSIPKKKLSGILSSSLGLLSQLRHVNLRSNRLNGSLPPGLFRALGLESLVLYENYLSGPLPSEVGNLSYLQTMDLSQNFLNGSLPVSLIRCRRLKSLGLSGNNFSGSLPSGFGAGLVSLQQLNLSDNDFSGFIPNDLGNLSNLQGTVDLSHNMFSGSIPPSLGNLPEKIYIDLTYNNLSGPIPQNGALMNRGPTAFLGNPGLCGPPLKNPCPSAGQACPPSQYPFLPTQDNSGSNAGAKGLSKGAVTAIIVGDVIGICVVGLLFSYCYSKFCVRGKRRDGSVCGFEKGGKQRSDCLWFRKDESETLSEHEDQYDLVALDSQVAFDLDELLKASAFVLGKSGIGIVYKVVLEDGLTFAVRRLGEGGSQRFKEFQAEVEAIGKLRHPNIVTLRAYYWSVDEKLLIYDFIPNGNLATALHGKPGLVSFTPISWSERLKILKGTAKGLFYLHECSPKKYVHGDLKPSNILLGHNMEPKISDFGLGRLANIAGGTPLLLSNRMASTETATIASTAATLESCYQAPESQKVLKPSQKWDVYSYGVILLEMITGRSPIVHVGSTEMDIVNWLHLCINEKKPLSDVLDPYLAEDADKEEEMIAVLNIAMACVHSSPDRRPSMRYILEALERLPVSTEH; encoded by the exons ATGGTAATATTAGCATTGTTCATATTGATCTTCTGCAATTCACAAGCTGTGGTGAGTTCTTTGAATGAAGAAGGAAAATCCCTTTTGATCTTCAAGAAATCTGTAGTAGATGACCCAGAAGGGTCATTGAGTAACTGGAACCGTTCCGATGAAACTCCTTGTTCGTGGAATGGTATTACATGCAAAGACCAGAGGGTTGTCTCTCTCAGCATTCCCAAGAAGAAACTCTCTGGGATTCTCTCTTCTTCCCTTGGCTTGCTCTCTCAGCTCAGGCATGTGAACTTGAGGAGTAATAGGCTTAATGGGAGCTTGCCCCCTGGGCTCTTCAGAGCTCTAGGGTTGGAAAGTTTGGTTCTTTATGAGAATTATTTGTCTGGGCCTTTGCCTTCTGAGGTTGGGAATCTTAGTTATCTCCAAACAATGGATTTATCACAGAATTTCTTGAATGGGTCTTTGCCTGTGAGTTTGATTAGATGTAGGAGGTTGAAGAGCCTTGGATTGAGTGGGAATAATTTTAGTGGTTCATTGCCCAGTGGATTTGGGGCTGGGTTGGTTTCATTGCAACAACTTAACCTTTCTGATAATGATTTCAGTGGGTTTATTCCTAATGATTTGGGGAATTTATCTAATTTGCAAGGGACTGTTGATTTGTCACATAATATGTTTAGTGGCTCAATTCCCCCAAGTCTAGGTAATCTTCCTGAGAAGATTTATATTGACCTGACCTATAACAATTTGAGCGGTCCAATTCCACAAAACGGTGCTCTAATGAATCGAGGACCAACTGCATTCCTTGGAAATCCTGGGCTTTGTGGTCCTCCCCTGAAAAATCCCTGCCCTTCAGCTGGCCAGGCATGCCCGCCTTCCCAATATCCATTCTTGCCCACACAAGACAACTCCGGGAGTAATGCGGGTGCCAAAGGTCTCAGCAAAGGTGCTGTGACTGCAATTATTGTTGGTGATGTGATTGGAATTTGTGTTGTTGGGTTGCTCTTCTCGTACtgttattcaaaattttgtgttcGTGGTAAGAGACGGGATGGGAGTGTTTGTGGTTTTGAGAAGGGAGGGAAGCAAAGGAGTGATTGTTTATGGTTTAGGAAGGATGAGTCAGAAACTTTGTCAGAACATGAAGATCAATATGATCTTGTGGCACTGGATAGTCAAGTGGCGTTTGATCTGGATGAACTTCTAAAGGCGTCTGCTTTTGTGCTTGGTAAGAGCGGGATTGGAATTGTCTACAAAGTCGTGCTTGAAGATGGGCTTACTTTTGCTGTGAGAAGGCTCGGTGAAGGAGGCTCCCAAAGATTCAAGGAATTTCAAGCGGAAGTGGAAGCAATTGGGAAGCTAAGACATCCTAATATTGTAACACTTCGGGCCTATTATTGGTCAGTGGACGAGAAGTTGCTCATTTATGATTTTATTCCAAACGGAAACCTTGCCACTGCCCTTCATG GAAAACCTGGATTGGTATCATTTACACCGATTTCATGGTCTGAGCGTTTAAAAATACTTAAGGGAACTGCAAAAGGGTTGTTTTATTTGCACGAGTGCAGTCCAAAAAAATATGTCCATGGTGATCTGAAACCATCAAATATACTACTTGGGCACAATATGGAACCCAAAATTTCGGACTTTGGACTTGGGCGCCTTGCTAATATAGCTGGAGGCACCCCACTGCTTCTATCCAATCGAATGGCCTCAACTGAAACAGCGACCATTGCTTCAACTGCAGCGACTTTAGAGTCGTGTTACCAAGCTCCAGAGTCGCAGAAAGTGTTGAAGCCGTCTCAGAAGTGGGATGTTTACTCGTATGGAGTGATCTTGTTGGAAATGATCACGGGAAGGTCTCCAATAGTCCATGTGGGCTCCACCGAAATGGATATAGTTAACTGGCTTCACCTGTGCATCAACGAGAAGAAGCCACTTTCAGACGTATTGGACCCGTATCTAGCCGAAGATGCAGATAAAGAAGAGGAGATGATAGCAGTTCTAAACATCGCAATGGCGTGTGTGCACAGCAGCCCCGATAGGAGACCTTCGATGAGGTACATCTTGGAAGCCTTGGAAAGGCTACCGGTGTCAACTGAACACTAA